One window of Chamaesiphon minutus PCC 6605 genomic DNA carries:
- a CDS encoding GumC family protein, with translation MNKSFTSIPSTLMRHWFPSALVFGSVMAGALAYLKVTPQLYEAKAQLTLDDRQISVSNIGHDLAKLPEGGAGLPNPLATQAELIKSPTLLKRALVKVQAAGVKNVPPISQLSKELRVKNVPATNILELSYRGQSPKLTAELLNAVTASAVEENLETIRAGARSIKEFLEAEVPKQRAQLERLEAAENRYRQENQLVAVEEQTKELVKSLETIQNQERDLSTQLQEAIVRNASLRKLGESVSPQSALTSVRVGQDEELKTLRAKLNDLEARVIEARSRFSDRNPILLTLTEQRDEARKFYQAKLARIVPKSGSSSPAVAGDALSQDLISKSIASNIDRAAIEQKLAAVKKIRLSLQAQLANLPNRQQPLTTLTRNREESAATLKLLQAKLQEASLAETQLVSNLKIIAPAELPTQPEWPKKSAVLSIAAAFGLVLTIGVILVLEFLDNCLHDSSEAELMLAQTTLGKLPSFPHDSTLLPQGEFRLETYHLVEPYRKLLKRLKFDRGTQIRRLVIGSALASEGKSMVAAHLAMVAAMQSRRTLLIDANLWQPEQHRLFNLPDSPGLAEVLEGKLTLEQSVQPTRIANLSLLTCGNLVHSSFGLDSARMKSLLAEAERQFDLVIVDTPALASSIDAFEWSHHSDGLVLVVCPGVTTRNGLAQAWADLHKEKVPFFGFVVNRVNLPLDLNYIRPPRLKQVSWALPRRHLPSSKPDR, from the coding sequence ATGAATAAAAGTTTTACATCTATTCCATCGACTTTGATGCGGCACTGGTTTCCATCTGCGCTCGTGTTTGGTTCGGTGATGGCTGGCGCACTCGCTTATTTGAAAGTCACGCCGCAACTCTATGAAGCTAAAGCGCAGTTGACCCTCGACGATCGTCAAATCAGCGTTTCTAATATCGGACATGACTTAGCAAAATTGCCAGAGGGTGGGGCGGGATTGCCAAACCCGCTAGCAACTCAAGCAGAACTGATTAAGTCGCCAACATTACTAAAACGCGCACTGGTCAAAGTGCAGGCTGCGGGGGTGAAGAATGTGCCGCCCATCAGCCAATTGAGTAAGGAACTGCGGGTGAAAAATGTGCCAGCGACTAATATCCTGGAACTGAGCTACCGGGGACAGTCTCCAAAGCTGACGGCTGAGTTGCTCAATGCCGTCACCGCATCTGCTGTCGAAGAAAACCTGGAAACAATCCGCGCTGGTGCTCGTTCGATTAAGGAATTTTTGGAAGCAGAAGTGCCCAAACAACGCGCCCAACTCGAACGGCTCGAAGCAGCAGAGAATCGCTACCGCCAAGAAAATCAGCTCGTCGCCGTTGAAGAGCAAACCAAAGAACTCGTCAAAAGCTTGGAAACAATCCAAAATCAAGAGCGCGACCTGTCAACCCAATTGCAAGAGGCGATCGTCCGAAATGCATCGCTGAGAAAGTTGGGTGAGTCTGTCTCACCCCAATCTGCGCTGACATCTGTGCGAGTTGGGCAGGATGAGGAATTAAAAACGCTGCGAGCGAAGCTTAACGATTTAGAAGCCCGAGTAATTGAAGCGAGATCGCGGTTTAGCGATCGCAACCCCATTCTGCTAACACTCACGGAGCAAAGAGATGAAGCTCGCAAATTTTATCAAGCTAAACTCGCTCGGATCGTACCTAAATCGGGGTCGTCATCGCCAGCAGTAGCGGGTGATGCCTTGAGTCAGGACTTAATCTCTAAATCGATCGCCAGCAATATCGATCGGGCGGCGATCGAACAGAAATTAGCGGCGGTGAAAAAAATTCGCCTCTCGCTGCAAGCCCAGCTTGCCAATCTGCCCAATCGTCAGCAACCGCTAACGACGCTAACCCGCAATCGAGAAGAGTCGGCAGCAACGCTGAAACTGTTGCAAGCCAAGTTACAGGAAGCTAGCCTCGCCGAAACGCAACTGGTCAGTAATCTCAAAATTATTGCCCCAGCAGAGCTGCCCACCCAACCAGAATGGCCGAAAAAATCTGCTGTTTTGTCGATCGCAGCGGCTTTCGGACTCGTACTGACGATCGGGGTAATACTGGTGCTAGAATTCCTCGACAACTGCTTGCACGATTCCAGCGAAGCGGAACTGATGCTGGCACAAACGACTCTGGGCAAGTTGCCTTCGTTCCCGCATGACTCTACCCTCCTCCCGCAAGGTGAGTTCAGGCTGGAGACGTATCATTTAGTCGAACCATACCGAAAACTGTTGAAGAGGTTGAAATTCGATCGTGGCACTCAAATTCGGCGACTGGTCATCGGTAGTGCCCTCGCCAGTGAAGGCAAATCGATGGTGGCAGCACATTTAGCGATGGTGGCAGCAATGCAGTCGCGGCGCACACTGCTAATAGATGCCAACTTGTGGCAGCCAGAGCAGCACCGATTGTTTAACCTCCCAGACTCACCGGGGCTGGCAGAAGTTTTAGAGGGTAAGCTAACTCTGGAGCAGTCCGTTCAGCCTACTCGGATTGCCAATCTTTCACTTTTGACCTGTGGCAACTTGGTTCACTCGTCGTTTGGTCTAGACTCCGCGAGGATGAAGTCCTTGTTGGCAGAAGCAGAACGACAGTTCGATTTAGTTATTGTAGACACTCCGGCACTGGCCAGTTCGATCGATGCGTTTGAATGGAGCCACCATAGTGATGGACTGGTGCTAGTCGTCTGCCCTGGGGTGACGACACGGAATGGGCTAGCACAAGCTTGGGCCGATCTCCACAAAGAGAAGGTGCCATTCTTCGGTTTTGTAGTGAACCGAGTCAATCTGCCGCTCGACCTCAATTACATCCGCCCCCCTCGCCTCAAACAGGTCTCGTGGGCTTTACCACGTCGTCATTTGCCTAGTAGTAAACCGGATCGTTAA
- a CDS encoding glycosyltransferase family 4 protein encodes MKIAVIGSKGLPPQEGGIEHHCAEIYPSMATEGHLVDLFARSSITGLSWRDPSDFRGIRIVSLPGSRFKGVDALVNSAISTVVASLKRYDIVHFHALGPSLWVWLPHLFTRSKIIVTCHGLDWQRSKWGKFSSLLIRLGERVAVRFAHRIIVVSEDLQRYFWQTYRRETIYIANAPASYAESDSSFAAGTSFGLAKNRYILFLGRLVPEKCPDLLITAFGQLQLKGWKLVIAGGIDHLSFAKDLIGLAAGRTDIVFTGELQGSELAEIVRNAGIFVLPSALEGLSLALLEAMHEQVPVIASDLPVHQTILGEDRGILFRTNDLESCMSKLEWAVQHLPEMAIMAGNAQAYVDRHHNWHRSVVEHLTLYQQVLTSGDVHRSAKSAALHSA; translated from the coding sequence ATGAAAATCGCTGTAATTGGCTCTAAAGGCTTGCCTCCCCAAGAAGGTGGCATCGAACACCATTGTGCCGAAATCTATCCTTCGATGGCAACAGAAGGGCATTTGGTCGATCTCTTTGCTCGGTCTTCCATTACTGGCTTATCTTGGCGCGATCCTAGTGATTTTCGAGGAATTCGGATCGTTTCTTTACCAGGTTCGAGATTCAAGGGCGTTGATGCACTAGTTAACTCGGCAATCAGTACGGTTGTTGCTAGTTTAAAGCGATACGATATCGTGCATTTCCACGCTTTGGGGCCATCTTTGTGGGTATGGTTACCACACTTGTTCACTCGATCGAAAATTATCGTCACATGTCACGGTCTTGATTGGCAACGAAGCAAATGGGGGAAATTTTCCAGCCTGTTGATTCGTTTAGGCGAACGGGTAGCCGTTCGATTTGCCCACCGCATTATCGTAGTTTCAGAAGATCTACAACGTTACTTTTGGCAAACATATCGTCGAGAAACCATTTACATTGCCAATGCGCCTGCTAGCTACGCTGAATCCGACTCAAGCTTCGCCGCTGGCACTTCATTCGGTTTAGCTAAAAACCGATACATTCTGTTTCTGGGTAGATTGGTGCCAGAGAAATGCCCTGACTTATTGATTACTGCATTTGGGCAACTTCAGCTCAAAGGTTGGAAATTGGTGATTGCTGGCGGGATCGACCACTTATCCTTTGCTAAAGATCTCATTGGATTGGCGGCAGGAAGAACCGATATTGTCTTTACGGGCGAACTTCAAGGAAGCGAGTTGGCTGAAATAGTCCGAAATGCTGGCATATTTGTGTTGCCGTCTGCACTCGAAGGACTGTCGCTGGCGTTACTGGAGGCGATGCACGAGCAGGTGCCTGTAATTGCTAGTGACCTACCCGTCCATCAGACGATCTTGGGGGAAGATCGAGGGATCTTGTTTCGGACTAATGACTTGGAGTCGTGTATGTCCAAACTAGAGTGGGCAGTGCAACATCTCCCCGAAATGGCAATTATGGCTGGCAATGCTCAGGCTTACGTGGATCGGCATCATAATTGGCATCGCAGTGTAGTGGAACACTTAACTCTCTACCAACAAGTTTTGACTTCAGGCGATGTCCACAGATCTGCTAAATCGGCGGCATTACATTCAGCCTAA
- a CDS encoding O-antigen ligase family protein gives MFARNHQGHFSNLTLAIGLAGSLLGFAVGILAGVQPLYLALGMGAVVVVLCFFKNFEATVLGLLLLRSALDPFSAQQIPAAFAIGAIVLTLLYVVAMALTERPIHTDGFWWFFAGWTAVQGLWVMLLPLGLLGMDGSFWPESLREWIRLCSWVMVYLLVMQMKATTSPQRVIACLFWSLLIPLTVAALQVIAPSVLPPIFSGVTGAGIESIGEVSRVNGTLGLANTFATFCLLFLLLTWWQIGQVKRRWPWLLLLGAIVFFIVSTKSLFVLLMMAIAILVLTAPRLKAIELLGGMAILTIAIGLFAGSDAGRERLASLYATPLLNPDIDVSRAILLSATDNNSFNWRIAQWTFLLQAWQQYPVMGYGLLTCSKLTVLHNYAHNEYVRALTEGGIVGLIAFIGFLGVQIGRLLYLARQSPPGSDRRNFCWTLLAMLLATIVGMITENIWTHTTLFFYWWTLMAVAGWDWQESPQSYGVVEQQQTEVYL, from the coding sequence ATGTTCGCACGCAACCACCAAGGACATTTCTCTAACTTGACACTGGCGATCGGGCTGGCAGGCAGTTTACTGGGCTTTGCAGTGGGCATTTTAGCTGGGGTGCAACCCCTCTACCTAGCACTAGGTATGGGCGCAGTCGTAGTAGTGCTATGCTTTTTCAAGAATTTTGAAGCGACTGTGCTGGGATTACTGCTGCTGCGATCGGCACTAGATCCGTTCTCTGCCCAGCAAATTCCAGCGGCGTTCGCCATCGGAGCGATCGTGCTGACATTACTCTACGTTGTGGCAATGGCGTTGACCGAGCGACCCATTCACACCGATGGGTTTTGGTGGTTTTTTGCAGGCTGGACGGCTGTTCAGGGCTTATGGGTGATGCTGTTGCCACTCGGTTTGCTCGGGATGGATGGCTCTTTCTGGCCGGAGAGCCTCCGCGAATGGATTCGGTTATGTTCCTGGGTGATGGTGTATTTGCTAGTGATGCAGATGAAAGCTACCACGTCGCCGCAACGGGTGATTGCTTGTCTGTTCTGGTCGCTGCTGATACCGCTGACAGTCGCCGCATTACAGGTAATTGCGCCATCTGTGCTACCGCCGATCTTCAGCGGTGTGACTGGAGCCGGGATCGAGTCGATCGGGGAAGTTTCGCGGGTCAACGGCACACTCGGTTTAGCCAATACGTTTGCTACATTCTGCCTGCTGTTTCTGTTATTAACTTGGTGGCAGATCGGGCAAGTAAAACGGCGGTGGCCGTGGCTGCTACTATTAGGCGCGATCGTGTTTTTTATTGTCAGCACGAAGTCTCTGTTCGTCTTGCTGATGATGGCGATCGCTATTTTAGTCTTAACGGCACCGCGATTAAAGGCGATCGAGCTGCTCGGTGGGATGGCGATCTTGACGATCGCCATCGGGCTGTTTGCTGGCTCGGATGCTGGTCGAGAACGCTTGGCATCCCTGTACGCTACTCCCTTACTCAATCCCGATATTGATGTTTCCCGTGCCATCTTGCTGTCGGCAACTGACAATAACAGTTTTAACTGGCGCATCGCGCAGTGGACGTTTCTGCTGCAAGCTTGGCAGCAGTACCCGGTTATGGGATACGGTCTGCTGACTTGCTCTAAGCTCACGGTCTTGCATAACTACGCCCATAACGAATATGTGCGGGCACTAACAGAAGGGGGCATTGTCGGGTTAATTGCCTTTATCGGGTTTTTAGGCGTGCAGATTGGGCGATTGCTCTACCTCGCGCGCCAATCACCGCCGGGAAGCGATCGGCGGAATTTTTGTTGGACGCTGCTGGCGATGTTGCTGGCGACGATCGTCGGCATGATTACCGAAAATATTTGGACTCACACGACTCTGTTCTTTTACTGGTGGACATTGATGGCAGTTGCAGGATGGGACTGGCAGGAATCACCCCAGTCTTATGGAGTAGTCGAGCAGCAGCAAACGGAGGTATACCTATGA
- a CDS encoding glycosyltransferase family 2 protein, whose amino-acid sequence MSLKDVTAESIAAPKVSIVIPAYNAMTYLPDTLASVFQQTFYDFEVLLVDDGSTDSIQTWVAQTVFDRRVKLISQPNQGLSAARNTGITHSQSEYIAFLDADDLWHPTKLAQQVQWLDAHPTLGLIYNQTAQIDSAGTPTGRVLGSAISGNIWPQMLQRNIIDCPSSVLVRRQCFDRVGLFDRTLRSVEDWDMWIRIAAIYPVAVICQPLVYYRQHPSNMSKNWRVMEQSFDRVITKAFAAAPPELQALKPQSLGSAALVLAWKALQSQDRDCQLARKFQQRAIDRNPKLRISSENLRLTIAILALKWLGAERYSRFLSIAYAVRRRRSGITA is encoded by the coding sequence ATGAGTTTGAAAGATGTAACCGCAGAGTCGATCGCGGCTCCAAAAGTCTCGATCGTCATCCCCGCCTATAATGCGATGACTTATCTACCAGACACGCTGGCGAGTGTCTTCCAGCAGACCTTTTATGACTTTGAAGTATTGCTGGTCGATGATGGTAGCACTGATTCAATCCAAACCTGGGTGGCGCAGACAGTATTCGATCGGCGGGTGAAGTTAATTTCGCAGCCAAATCAAGGGTTATCAGCCGCTCGCAACACGGGGATAACGCACTCCCAGAGTGAATATATTGCGTTTCTGGATGCTGACGATCTATGGCATCCCACCAAGCTAGCACAACAGGTACAGTGGCTCGATGCTCATCCCACGCTCGGCTTAATTTATAACCAGACAGCACAGATCGACTCGGCGGGAACCCCGACAGGCAGAGTCTTGGGCAGCGCGATCTCTGGAAATATCTGGCCCCAAATGCTCCAGCGCAATATCATCGACTGCCCTTCCTCAGTGCTAGTGCGAAGGCAATGCTTCGATCGAGTCGGGCTGTTCGATCGAACGCTGCGATCGGTCGAAGATTGGGATATGTGGATTCGGATTGCCGCGATCTATCCCGTTGCGGTCATTTGCCAACCCCTGGTCTATTACCGACAGCATCCGAGCAATATGTCGAAAAATTGGCGGGTGATGGAACAGTCATTCGATCGAGTAATTACGAAGGCGTTCGCGGCTGCACCGCCAGAATTACAGGCTTTGAAACCACAGAGTCTGGGGTCTGCTGCTTTGGTTCTGGCTTGGAAAGCACTGCAAAGTCAGGATCGAGATTGCCAACTGGCGCGGAAATTTCAGCAACGGGCGATCGATCGCAACCCAAAACTCCGCATTTCTAGCGAAAACTTGCGGCTGACGATCGCGATTTTGGCCTTGAAGTGGTTGGGGGCAGAACGATACAGCCGTTTTCTCTCCATTGCTTATGCGGTACGTCGCCGAAGGTCTGGCATCACTGCCTAA
- a CDS encoding glycosyltransferase family 4 protein, translating into MRKPVLTFFYQYNPWQSSIGGIQTLISSFIKYAPDEFEIRLVGVGDKHSGQIGVWQETELHGRKLLFFPLFGLENDDVRRLVPTTIRYMTALMEHCFASDFMHFHRIEPTLTTLRWHGDKTLFIHNDIRTQLLSPDGRQAILWSLFPKIYFALEGLLVSQFSRILSCNSDSTELYKKLYPSLAERVNYYRNSVDTDIFYPLSVTEQQQQRQQLAQKLGLSAATRFILFAGRLHPQKDPLLLVRSLSAVNQPNVHLLIAGDGELAEAVRMEVDRLGLTKQVTMLGALQQAELADLHRLASICLLTSVYEGLPLVVLEALACGTPIVTTRCGDIPAVLTPGSGIVCETRSPMAIATAIESVLQQPNLYSAEACVLAAQPYSAREVMHQIYNDMLQRWQARNRSSMSL; encoded by the coding sequence ATGCGTAAGCCCGTTTTAACGTTTTTTTATCAATATAATCCCTGGCAATCTAGCATTGGTGGGATTCAAACCCTAATTTCGTCATTTATTAAGTATGCCCCTGATGAGTTTGAGATCCGTCTAGTTGGTGTCGGCGACAAACATTCCGGGCAGATTGGGGTCTGGCAGGAAACGGAACTCCACGGCAGAAAGTTGCTATTCTTTCCCCTATTTGGATTAGAAAATGATGATGTTAGACGCTTAGTTCCCACGACCATCAGGTATATGACTGCCCTAATGGAACACTGTTTTGCTTCTGATTTCATGCACTTCCATCGCATTGAGCCGACGCTAACAACGCTCCGCTGGCATGGCGATAAAACCCTGTTTATCCACAACGATATCCGCACACAGTTGCTGTCGCCAGACGGTCGGCAGGCGATCCTCTGGAGTCTTTTTCCAAAGATATACTTTGCGTTAGAGGGATTGCTGGTGAGTCAGTTTAGCCGCATCCTATCTTGCAACTCTGACTCAACTGAGCTGTATAAAAAACTGTATCCATCGCTAGCCGAACGGGTTAATTACTACCGCAACAGTGTAGACACCGATATTTTCTATCCATTATCAGTCACAGAGCAACAACAACAACGACAGCAGTTAGCTCAAAAACTGGGACTCTCAGCAGCGACCCGATTTATTCTATTTGCCGGACGACTCCATCCCCAGAAAGATCCATTGTTGTTGGTGCGATCGCTCTCAGCAGTGAATCAGCCAAATGTACACTTATTAATTGCCGGAGATGGCGAACTAGCAGAGGCTGTACGCATGGAAGTCGATCGGTTAGGGCTGACTAAACAGGTAACGATGCTGGGTGCTCTCCAGCAAGCAGAACTAGCAGATCTACACCGTCTTGCCAGTATTTGCCTTCTGACAAGTGTTTATGAAGGATTACCGCTAGTAGTACTAGAGGCTCTGGCCTGTGGCACACCAATCGTCACCACCCGCTGTGGTGACATTCCAGCAGTGCTGACACCTGGGAGTGGCATCGTCTGTGAAACGCGGTCTCCGATGGCAATTGCGACAGCAATTGAGTCCGTTTTGCAGCAGCCAAACCTCTATTCTGCTGAAGCCTGCGTTTTAGCAGCGCAACCTTACAGTGCTCGTGAGGTTATGCATCAGATCTACAACGATATGCTGCAACGCTGGCAAGCTCGCAATCGTTCATCAATGTCACTCTAA